The sequence below is a genomic window from Venturia canescens isolate UGA chromosome 9, ASM1945775v1, whole genome shotgun sequence.
TGAATAATTACTAGCATAATCGAGCTATTATTGAATCAGTATAATCGCTTGATgatataattataaattacgagttattaattgaaaattaattcttttttagTTATATACAGTTTTTAGACGAgatacattttgaaaaatgaatctaTTTCTTGAAAATGACGATAAAAATGTACATTATTATGAGAAGTAAGAGAACGaagtaaattaattttttgagtATCACAAGACCCGCGCCACGAACGCTTCTTATTATTTCATTGTTGAGTGCGTAAACGGTTTTGCTCTCTTCGATTAATTTGTTTCGCGTATCCTCGTCAAGACTTTCCGCAATCCCGTTCATCTTCGTTCGCATCTCGGACTTCAACTCGTAAATACTTCTCTCACCGAAATCCGTTATTCGATCTCCTTCAGTCACATTTTCTTCCTTGAACGGgcttatttttctcatcagtTGCCTCTTTTTTCGTAATATCATTCCACCGCTTAATAGACCCATATACAAGTGGTATATGTATGCCATCAACAAGGTCGGATCTGTGTCCTCGACCTCACGCAAACGCATCAAATACTTTGCTACGCTCTCCCTatggaaaaaagttaatgaaattgctcattatttttcaaactttcgatgaagattttcatgatttttttacagatgaattttcttattgaattcaatgaaataatgtatttGCTCATTTGTTTCTAATTGCTGAAGGATctacaattattgtttttttttttcaattgcttCCAGTCAATggataaataattttcttatttattttccaaataaaaatgattcattGTGGAATCCTGCAAACGCATAGCCCTTGAACAATTCTTCCTGAACTTTTCTTGCACTTATATGTTCTGTTCATTCATAAATTCACTTCTTAAACAGTGCTTCCGCTAATAATTTGAAAACATCAGAAATGCCAGTTCTTTTCTATTGTCATTTTCCACAATTTGTTGCATTGACATTCGATATGTTATTATTTTGTATATTTGAGGATTTATGatgaactgattttttttcttgagaaGGAACAACACCATTGTTGAAGACagcatcattttcttttttattttcaaacgtattgataacagaaaaaaaatgaatgcggATATAAATGAACTTTGTATTATACCTTGgcacataatttttcatccaaccCTTGCCTAGGTAATGATTTAAGTCTTGTTCGAAAGCTTCCGTTCTGCTGAGCCCAGCCAAATTCAAAAGTCCGATTTTCGTACTTTTTAATCTGTCCATGGCGCCCTCtaaatatcgaaatatttcgtaaaataCTAACAACCCATCGGCCCAAACTTTATCGTCATGAAAACCTGCATagcaaaaaagcaaaaatcaAATATAAAAGGTTTCATATAAAACTCTGTATCTTTTATATCAAGcaccacataattgttaattcaactcctgaatattattttcaccCCAATTGAGGTTAtgttcaaatgtttatatttttcgagcTAATCTATATACGTCATATTATTTATTACCCATACCAAAAGCTAATTTAGCGTTGACCAATGCATCACTAACTGCGTGTATTTCTCTCGTTGCTTTAcgcatttttttggaaaaattgtctCCCTCTGTATCTGACATCGTGGAATCGTGGAAGGATTATCCGGGCCTTCGAATTCCGTAATCGcaaacttttttacttttactaCACCATTATTTGCTCAGTTGATTTGGAGAATAAACAAATTGGGGTTGTCGAGAATTACAAGATGAAACGTTAACAATTTTCATTATACATTGGCCACACGAGTTGCGAGAATACTTCGAACCTCAAACACTGCTCAAACCAATGGGTTTACAAATTGCAAGTACAATcattgaaatataaatattgtaGAGTTCAATGGTGGGTATAAAAACAACACAAGCagcataaaaaacaaaatacatGTAGATGCGGAAACATCGCACAGATTTCGAAAGCAGAATATTAGTTGGCCGTAAAGTCGTTTGATGTCTCTACGCGTCTATTCGTTAACGTCTCGGTTATGAGAAAAAaggtgtgaaaaattttttgagtgAAAATTTAAGGGACAACAGCACTGTGACggcttcaaaaaatcgattttttgagaaccatctagaaaaatctaaaatacATTTAGAATAGAATGCCGTTGGTCCCaggtcgaaaaaa
It includes:
- the Ho gene encoding heme oxygenase; its protein translation is MSDTEGDNFSKKMRKATREIHAVSDALVNAKLAFGFHDDKVWADGLLVFYEIFRYLEGAMDRLKSTKIGLLNLAGLSRTEAFEQDLNHYLGKGWMKNYVPRESVAKYLMRLREVEDTDPTLLMAYIYHLYMGLLSGGMILRKKRQLMRKISPFKEENVTEGDRITDFGERSIYELKSEMRTKMNGIAESLDEDTRNKLIEESKTVYALNNEIIRSVRGAGLVILKKLIYFVLLLLIIMYIFIVIFKK